In a genomic window of Balaenoptera ricei isolate mBalRic1 chromosome 3, mBalRic1.hap2, whole genome shotgun sequence:
- the LOC132363975 gene encoding LOW QUALITY PROTEIN: olfactory receptor 2G2-like (The sequence of the model RefSeq protein was modified relative to this genomic sequence to represent the inferred CDS: inserted 1 base in 1 codon), with protein sequence MQWTNDSTLLGFILVGFSDRPQLGLVLFGVILFHYLMMLLGNVTIILVSLLDSKLHNPMYIFLSHHSFLDLCFTSRIIPQLLVNLGSSDKSITYGGCVVXLYVSLALGSRECVLLAVMSYDCYVAVYSPLHYAFVVHPRLCHILASMAWLSGVVTTLIQSTLTLQLPFCGHRQVDHFFWEVPVLIKLACVDTAFIQAELFVVSVLFLVVSLSLILMSYGHITQAVLKIKSATGRRKAFGTCSSHLMVVIIFYGTIIFMYLQPAKSRSKDPGKLCSLFYTEVTPMLNPLIYTLRNKEVKITLKKMLGKTL encoded by the exons ATGCAGTGGACCAATGACAGCACCCTCCTTGGGTTCATTCTGGTAGGTTTTTCTGATCGACCCCAGTTAGGGCTGGTGCTCTTTGGGGTAATCTTGTTCCATTATCTCATGATGCTCCTCGGCAATGTTACCATCATCCTAGTATCCCTCTTGGACTCCAAACTCCACAATCCCATGTACATTTTCCTCTCCCATCACTCTTTCCTTGACCTCTGCTTCACCAGCCGTATTATTCCTCAGCTTCTAGTCAACCTGGGGAGTTCAGATAAGTCTATCACATATGGGGGCTGTGTGG ATCTCTATGTCTCCCTTGCCCTGGGATCCAGGGAGTGTGTCCTCCTGGCTGTAATGTCCTATGATTGCTATGTCGCAGTCTACAGTCCTCTACATTATGCCTTTGTCGTGCACCCTCGGCTCTGTCATATCCTGGCATCTATGGCGTGGCTCAGTGGGGTGGTGACCACCCTCATACAGTCCACCCTCACCCTACAGCTCCCCTTTTGTGGGCATCGCCAAGTGGATCATTTCTTTTGGGAGGTTCCTGTGCTCATCAAGTTGGCTTGTGTGGACACCGCTTTCATCCAGGCAGAACTCTTTGTGGTTAGTGTCTTATtcttggtggtgtctttgtcACTCATCCTGATGTCCTATGGGCACATTACCCAAGCAGTTTTGAAGATAAAGTCAGCCACTGGACGACGTAAAGCATTTGGGACCTGTTCCTCCCACCTGATGGTTGTCATCATCTTCTATGGAACCATTATCTTCATGTATCTGCAGCCGGCCAAGAGTAGATCCAAGGACCCGGGAAAGTTGTGTTCTCTCTTCTACACTGAGGTGACCCCCATGCTTAACCCCCTTATCTATACCCTGAGAAATAAGGAAGTGAaaataacactgaaaaaaatGCTGGGGAAAACTTTATGA
- the LOC132363454 gene encoding olfactory receptor 2G2-like, producing the protein MGMVKSTNESNITGFILLGFSDYPQLRKVLFVVILILYLLTILGNTTIILISRLEPKLHTPMYFFLSHLSFLDLCFTSSVIPQLLVNLWDPMKTITYGGCVVQLYVSLALGSTECVLLALMSYDRYVAICRPLHYTLLMHPHFCMTLTSLAWLSGVTTTLVQSTLTLQLPFCGHHQVDHFICEVPVLIKLACVDTTFNEAELFVASILFLIVPVSFILVSYGYIAQAVLKIKSATGRKKVFGTCSSHVTVVIIFYGTIMFMYLQSAKSTYKDQGKFVSLFYTVVTPMLNPLIYTLRNKEVKGALRKVLGKIQVVNFT; encoded by the coding sequence ATGGGGATGGTGAAGAGTACCAATGAGAGCAACATAACAGGTTTTATCCTGTTAGGGTTTTCTGATTATCCTCAGTTACGGAAGGTTCTATTTGTGGTCATCTTGATCTTGTATTTACTAACCATTTTGGGGAACACCACCATCATTCTGATATCTCGTCTGGAACCCAAGCTTCATACACCaatgtatttcttcctttctcatctcTCCTTCCTGGACCTCTGCTTTACCAGCAGTGTTATTCCACAGCTCCTAGTAAACTTGTGGGATCCCATGAAAACCATCACCTATGGTGGCTGTGTGGTTCAGCTCTATGTCTCTCTTGCCCTTGGATCTACTGAGTGTGTCCTCCTGGCTCTGATGTCCTATGATCGTTATGTGGCCATCTGCCGTCCCCTCCACTACACTCTCTTAATGCATCCCCATTTCTGCATGACCCTGACATCTTTGGCGTGGCTTAGTGGAGTGACCACCACCCTGGTACAGTCCACTCTTACCCTGCAGCTACCGTTCTGTGGGCATCACCAAGTGGATCATTTTATCTGTGAGGTCCCTGTACTTATCAAGTTGGCTTGTGTGGACACAACTTTCAATGAGGCTGAGCTCTTTGTGGCTAGTATCCTCTTCCTTATAGTGCCTGTCTCCTTCATCCTGGTCTCCTATGGTTACATTGCCCAAGCAGTTTTGAAGATCAAATCAGCTACTGGAAGAAAGAAAGTGTTTGGGACCTGTTCCTCCCATGTGACGGTTGTCATCATTTTCTATGGAACCATCATGTTCATGTATCTGCAGTCAGCCAAGAGTACATACAAGGATCAGGGAAAGTTTGTCTCCCTCTTCTACACTGTGGTGACCCCCATGCTCAATCCTCTTATCTATACACTGAGGAACAAAGAGGTTAAGGGGGCACTAAGGAAAGTTCTAGGGAAGATTCAGGTAGTAAATTTTACATGA